A section of the Candidatus Dormiibacterota bacterium genome encodes:
- a CDS encoding 50S ribosomal protein L23: MRSAHEVIVAPLITEKTTLMKEKGPVLAFKVDRRANKVEIRQAVETLFKVKVARVRTQNAWGKRKRVGRYEGRRSDWKKAYVTLRPGEKPVEYFEAV; the protein is encoded by the coding sequence ATGAGAAGCGCGCACGAAGTGATCGTGGCTCCTCTGATCACCGAGAAGACGACCCTGATGAAGGAGAAGGGGCCGGTCCTGGCGTTCAAGGTCGACCGCCGCGCCAACAAGGTGGAGATCCGCCAGGCCGTGGAGACGCTGTTCAAGGTGAAGGTCGCGAGGGTGCGCACCCAGAACGCCTGGGGCAAGCGCAAGCGGGTCGGGCGCTACGAAGGGCGGCGTTCCGACTGGAAGAAGGCGTACGTGACCCTCAGGCCGGGCGAGAAGCCGGTCGAGTACTTCGAGGCGGTGTAG
- the rpsQ gene encoding 30S ribosomal protein S17 — MELLEGQTEAKRRRLEKDGIVISDKMDKTAVIEVERLVMDPLYGKYLRRRSRFMAHDEKNECKIGDRVRIQESRPLSRHKRWVVKEILERASE; from the coding sequence ATGGAGCTCTTGGAAGGGCAGACTGAAGCGAAGCGCCGCAGGCTCGAGAAGGACGGGATCGTGATCAGCGACAAGATGGACAAGACCGCCGTCATCGAGGTCGAGCGGCTGGTGATGGATCCGCTGTATGGCAAGTACCTGAGGCGGCGATCCCGCTTCATGGCGCACGACGAGAAGAACGAGTGCAAGATCGGCGACCGGGTGCGCATCCAGGAGTCGCGCCCGCTCTCCCGGCACAAGCGCTGGGTGGTCAAGGAGATCCTGGAGAGGGCGTCGGAGTAA
- the rplN gene encoding 50S ribosomal protein L14 translates to MIQMRTYLEVADNSGAKRISCIHTRGRSINFYGRIGDVITANVKEAIPEGNVKKGQVVKAVIVRMCKTQKRRDGTYIRFDQNAAVLINDAGEPIGTRIFGPVARELRDKNFMKIVSLAPEVI, encoded by the coding sequence ATGATCCAGATGCGGACGTACCTCGAAGTCGCCGATAATTCAGGGGCGAAGAGGATCTCCTGCATCCACACACGCGGCCGTTCGATCAACTTCTACGGCCGCATCGGGGACGTGATCACGGCCAACGTCAAGGAGGCGATCCCCGAGGGAAACGTGAAGAAGGGCCAGGTGGTGAAGGCGGTGATCGTGCGGATGTGCAAGACGCAGAAGCGACGGGACGGGACGTACATCCGTTTCGATCAGAACGCCGCCGTCCTGATCAACGACGCAGGCGAGCCGATCGGCACGCGCATTTTCGGCCCGGTCGCGCGCGAGCTGCGCGACAAGAATTTCATGAAGATCGTGTCCCTGGCTCCGGAGGTGATCTGA
- the rpsC gene encoding 30S ribosomal protein S3, whose product MGQKVHPYGFRLGFNRTWQSRWYAEKTYPALLHEDLALRTELKKRLAHAGVARIDIERAANKLKINIHTSRPGIIIGRKGAEVDKLRDDLQKKTGREIFINIMEIHKPELEAQLVSESVALQMERRVAFRRAMKKAIESAMRFGAKGVKIRVSGRLGGAEIARSEWYLEGQLPLHTLRADIDYGFGEARTTYGQIGVKVWIYKGELKSVTRPQDRLGLAQI is encoded by the coding sequence GTGGGTCAAAAAGTCCATCCTTACGGCTTCCGGCTCGGGTTCAACCGCACCTGGCAGTCGCGCTGGTACGCCGAAAAGACCTATCCGGCGCTCCTGCACGAGGACCTGGCGCTGCGCACGGAGCTGAAGAAGCGCCTGGCGCACGCCGGCGTGGCGCGCATCGACATCGAGCGGGCCGCCAACAAGCTGAAGATCAACATCCACACCTCGCGCCCCGGAATCATCATCGGCCGCAAGGGGGCCGAGGTGGACAAGCTCCGTGACGATCTGCAGAAGAAGACCGGCCGCGAGATCTTCATCAACATCATGGAGATCCACAAGCCGGAGCTGGAGGCGCAACTGGTCTCCGAGTCGGTGGCGCTGCAGATGGAGCGGCGCGTGGCGTTCCGGCGCGCCATGAAGAAGGCGATCGAGTCGGCCATGCGGTTCGGCGCCAAGGGCGTCAAGATCCGCGTGTCGGGCCGTCTGGGCGGCGCGGAGATCGCCCGCTCCGAGTGGTACCTGGAGGGGCAGTTGCCGCTGCACACGCTGCGGGCCGACATCGACTACGGGTTCGGAGAGGCGCGCACGACGTATGGCCAGATCGGCGTGAAGGTGTGGATCTACAAGGGCGAGTTGAAGAGCGTGACGCGTCCTCAGGACAGGCTGGGTCTGGCCCAGATCTGA
- the rplB gene encoding 50S ribosomal protein L2 — translation MGIRNFSPSTPSRRFMSVTTNDDITSTKPHKPLTVGKKRTGGRNNIGWLAIRHRGGGHKRSYRDIDFRRDKKDVPGKVATIEYDPNRSARIALIHYADGEKRYIIAPNGLVVGQTIVNSAAADILVGNTLPLKSIPLGTAIHNIELKPGRGGQMVRSAGSSAQLLAKDAGWVQVKLPSGEIRRVHEVCQATIGQVGNLDHENISMGKAGRRRWLGIRPTVRGVAMNPVDHPLGGGEGKTSGGRHPCTPWGVREKKTRNNKRTDRFIVRHRK, via the coding sequence ATGGGGATCAGAAACTTCAGTCCGTCGACTCCGAGCCGGCGCTTCATGTCGGTGACGACGAACGACGACATCACGTCCACGAAGCCTCACAAGCCGCTGACCGTCGGCAAGAAGCGGACGGGCGGCCGCAACAACATCGGCTGGCTCGCCATCCGGCACCGGGGGGGCGGTCATAAAAGGTCCTACCGGGACATCGACTTCCGGCGGGACAAGAAGGACGTGCCGGGCAAGGTGGCGACGATCGAGTACGACCCGAACCGATCGGCGCGCATCGCGCTCATCCATTACGCCGACGGGGAGAAGCGCTACATCATCGCCCCCAACGGCCTGGTGGTCGGACAGACGATCGTCAACAGCGCGGCGGCTGACATTCTGGTGGGGAACACCCTCCCGTTGAAGAGCATTCCTCTCGGCACCGCCATCCACAACATCGAGCTGAAGCCGGGGCGCGGCGGGCAGATGGTGCGGAGCGCCGGGAGCTCGGCGCAGCTCCTTGCCAAGGACGCCGGGTGGGTGCAGGTCAAGCTGCCCTCCGGAGAAATTCGCAGGGTGCACGAAGTCTGCCAGGCCACCATCGGCCAGGTCGGCAACCTGGACCACGAAAACATTTCCATGGGCAAGGCCGGGAGGCGTCGCTGGCTCGGGATCAGGCCGACGGTCCGGGGCGTCGCGATGAACCCGGTCGACCACCCGCTCGGCGGCGGCGAGGGGAAGACCTCCGGAGGCCGCCACCCGTGCACGCCCTGGGGCGTGCGCGAGAAGAAAACGCGCAACAACAAACGGACGGACAGGTTCATCGTCCGCCACAGGAAATAG
- a CDS encoding type Z 30S ribosomal protein S14: MATTAWIAAMRKKPKYAIRIRNRCKRCGRARGFMRKFQMCRICFRNLTLQGLIPGVTKSSW, encoded by the coding sequence ATGGCGACCACAGCCTGGATCGCGGCGATGCGCAAGAAACCGAAGTACGCGATCCGGATCCGCAACCGCTGCAAGCGCTGCGGCCGCGCCCGGGGCTTCATGCGCAAGTTCCAGATGTGCCGGATCTGTTTCCGGAACCTGACGTTGCAGGGGCTGATCCCGGGCGTCACGAAGTCCAGCTGGTAG
- the rpsS gene encoding 30S ribosomal protein S19: MARSIKKGPYVEAPLRKRIEEMNRRFEKKVLKTWSRRSTIIPDMVGHTIAVHNGKKFIPVYISENMVGHKLGEFAPTRTFRGHSRADSAAAAAGAPGAPGSPGGPAPSAGVVQTTK, from the coding sequence ATGGCGAGAAGCATCAAGAAGGGCCCGTACGTCGAGGCGCCGCTCAGGAAGCGCATCGAAGAGATGAACCGGCGATTCGAGAAGAAGGTCCTGAAGACCTGGTCGCGGCGCTCGACGATCATCCCCGACATGGTCGGGCACACGATCGCGGTGCACAACGGGAAGAAATTCATCCCGGTGTACATCTCCGAGAACATGGTGGGCCACAAGCTTGGCGAGTTCGCCCCGACGCGCACGTTCCGCGGCCACTCGCGCGCGGACTCGGCAGCGGCGGCGGCCGGCGCGCCCGGAGCCCCCGGGTCGCCGGGAGGCCCGGCCCCCTCGGCGGGCGTCGTTCAGACTACGAAGTAG
- the rplV gene encoding 50S ribosomal protein L22, giving the protein MLPQDLVASATVRYLGTSAQKARLVVDLIRGKDVGEAAATLRFTKKSVASEIGRLLDSAVANARQKRQDVDVDRLFVHTAFVNGGPMLKRIQPAPMGRAFRILKRMCHITIGLGERRVSVAPRPARAASADEARETAGTETKGRPARGRRSAGRSKPAAPAARSGRKGSGRKKA; this is encoded by the coding sequence GTGCTTCCACAGGATCTGGTTGCGTCCGCGACGGTGCGCTATCTGGGGACCTCGGCCCAGAAGGCGCGCCTCGTGGTCGACCTCATCCGGGGCAAGGATGTGGGTGAGGCGGCCGCGACGCTGCGTTTCACCAAGAAGTCGGTCGCCTCGGAGATCGGGCGGCTCTTGGACTCGGCGGTGGCCAACGCGCGCCAGAAGCGGCAGGACGTGGACGTGGACCGTCTCTTCGTGCATACGGCGTTCGTCAACGGGGGGCCGATGCTGAAGCGCATCCAGCCGGCCCCCATGGGGCGGGCCTTCCGCATCCTCAAGCGGATGTGCCATATCACCATCGGCCTGGGCGAGCGACGGGTGTCCGTCGCTCCGCGCCCGGCGCGCGCGGCGTCCGCCGACGAGGCGCGGGAGACGGCGGGGACGGAAACCAAAGGGCGCCCTGCGCGGGGCCGGAGATCGGCGGGCCGATCGAAGCCCGCGGCCCCGGCGGCCAGGAGCGGGCGCAAGGGCTCCGGCAGGAAAAAGGCTTGA
- the rplP gene encoding 50S ribosomal protein L16, whose amino-acid sequence MLMPKKVKYRKQMRGRRRGKAWRGSTISFGDYGLKVLEPGWVTDKQIEAARIAMTRFVKRGGKIWVRIFPDKPITKKPAETRMGKGKGAPEGWVAVVRPGRVLYEMEGVTEEIARQAMRLASHKIGLRTMFVHRGI is encoded by the coding sequence ATGTTGATGCCGAAGAAAGTCAAGTACCGGAAGCAGATGCGCGGGCGGCGCCGCGGCAAGGCGTGGCGCGGGTCGACGATCTCCTTCGGTGACTACGGGCTCAAGGTCCTCGAGCCGGGGTGGGTGACCGACAAACAGATCGAGGCGGCGCGCATCGCGATGACCCGCTTCGTCAAGCGCGGTGGAAAAATCTGGGTGCGCATCTTCCCCGACAAGCCGATCACCAAGAAGCCTGCCGAGACCCGCATGGGCAAGGGGAAGGGGGCGCCGGAGGGCTGGGTCGCGGTGGTGAGGCCGGGACGCGTGCTCTACGAGATGGAAGGGGTGACCGAGGAAATCGCGCGCCAGGCGATGCGCCTCGCGTCGCACAAGATCGGACTCAGGACGATGTTCGTGCACCGGGGGATCTGA
- the rplE gene encoding 50S ribosomal protein L5 has protein sequence MSRVRQAYQKEVVRQMMERYGYKNPMAVPRLHKIVINMGVGEANQNIKILDAAVEQLGAISGQRPVMRRARKSIANFKIREGMPIGCTVTLRGDRMYDFFDRMVTIALPRVRDFRGLPTRSFDGRGNYTMGLKDQLVFLEVNYTKVDKVHGMNVTIVTTAETDEEAKNLLSLLGLPFRRD, from the coding sequence GTGTCCCGCGTCCGGCAGGCGTACCAGAAGGAGGTCGTCCGCCAGATGATGGAACGCTACGGGTACAAGAACCCGATGGCGGTGCCGCGCCTGCACAAGATCGTGATCAACATGGGAGTGGGCGAGGCGAATCAGAACATCAAGATCCTCGACGCCGCCGTGGAGCAGCTCGGGGCGATCTCAGGCCAGAGACCGGTGATGCGCCGCGCCCGCAAGTCGATCGCGAACTTCAAGATCCGTGAGGGCATGCCGATCGGCTGCACCGTGACGCTGCGCGGCGACCGGATGTACGACTTCTTCGACCGGATGGTCACCATCGCCCTGCCGCGCGTGCGGGACTTCCGCGGTCTGCCCACGCGCTCCTTCGACGGGCGCGGCAATTACACGATGGGGCTGAAGGATCAGCTGGTGTTCCTGGAAGTGAACTACACCAAGGTGGACAAGGTCCACGGGATGAACGTGACGATCGTGACGACGGCCGAGACCGACGAGGAGGCGAAGAATCTGCTGAGCCTCCTCGGCCTGCCGTTCCGGCGCGATTAG
- the rpmC gene encoding 50S ribosomal protein L29, giving the protein MKANQLREKGVDELRTREQTLREQIFKLRFQKATGQSESPQKIALVRKELARVLTVIREKTAGESAPATGRE; this is encoded by the coding sequence GTGAAGGCGAACCAGCTGCGCGAGAAAGGCGTGGACGAGCTCAGGACGCGCGAGCAGACGCTGCGCGAGCAGATCTTCAAGCTGCGGTTCCAGAAGGCCACCGGGCAGTCGGAGAGCCCGCAGAAGATCGCCCTCGTGCGCAAGGAGCTGGCGCGCGTCCTGACGGTGATCCGCGAGAAGACGGCCGGGGAGTCCGCCCCGGCGACCGGGAGAGAGTGA
- the rplX gene encoding 50S ribosomal protein L24, whose translation MTAVAPRARSIRRNDNVVVLAGKSKGRTGRVLRVFPAEGRAIVEGVNFVRKHTKANPQKNIKGGILEREAPVDLSNLMPVCGECGKPTRVGHKILEDGKKVRACRRCGGVLDK comes from the coding sequence ATGACGGCGGTGGCGCCGCGGGCGCGGAGCATCCGGAGGAACGACAACGTGGTGGTCCTGGCGGGAAAGAGCAAGGGGCGCACCGGGCGCGTCCTGCGCGTGTTCCCCGCGGAGGGACGGGCGATCGTCGAGGGCGTGAACTTCGTCCGCAAGCACACCAAGGCGAACCCCCAGAAGAACATCAAGGGCGGGATCCTGGAGCGCGAGGCGCCCGTGGACCTCAGCAATCTCATGCCGGTGTGCGGCGAGTGCGGCAAGCCGACGCGCGTCGGACACAAGATCCTGGAAGACGGGAAGAAGGTCCGGGCCTGCCGGCGCTGCGGCGGGGTCCTGGACAAGTAG